A genomic window from Erythrobacter sp. BLCC-B19 includes:
- a CDS encoding ATP12 family chaperone protein: MIRRFYKDVTLASQAGGFQVMLDARGVKTVGGAPQIVPTRALAEAMAAEWARQGDKIDTASLPLRDMADYAIDIVAADPANVAEGLIAYAETDTLCYRADPDEPLHARQQAVWEPLLAGFEAAHGITLVRVSGVLHRPQPPESLDVLRARLLTLPPFVLAGVEAMTKLAASLVTALAALDAALEDEPRALWQAVCLEEEWQADLWGRDWEAEERRERREADFLRACAFARLAKT, encoded by the coding sequence ATGATCCGCCGCTTTTACAAGGATGTAACGCTCGCCAGCCAAGCGGGCGGGTTTCAGGTGATGCTGGATGCACGCGGCGTGAAGACCGTGGGCGGCGCACCCCAGATCGTCCCCACCCGTGCTTTGGCCGAGGCAATGGCAGCGGAATGGGCGCGGCAGGGCGATAAGATCGACACTGCCAGTCTGCCGCTGCGGGATATGGCGGACTACGCCATCGACATCGTCGCTGCCGACCCGGCCAACGTGGCCGAGGGTCTGATCGCCTATGCCGAAACCGATACGCTGTGCTACCGCGCCGACCCGGACGAGCCGCTCCACGCGCGCCAGCAGGCCGTGTGGGAGCCGCTGCTGGCGGGTTTCGAGGCCGCCCACGGCATCACGCTGGTGCGGGTCAGCGGTGTCCTCCACCGCCCGCAGCCGCCCGAAAGCCTTGATGTGCTGCGCGCGCGGCTGCTGACGCTGCCACCTTTCGTGCTGGCAGGGGTCGAGGCGATGACCAAGCTGGCCGCCTCGCTGGTCACAGCGCTCGCCGCGCTCGATGCTGCGCTCGAGGATGAACCGCGCGCCTTGTGGCAGGCGGTGTGCCTCGAAGAAGAATGGCAGGCTGACCTGTGGGGCCGCGACTGGGAGGCCGAGGAACGCCGCGAACGGCGCGAGGCGGATTTCCTGCGCGCCTGTGCCTTTGCGCGGTTGGCGAAAACCTAG
- a CDS encoding FMN-binding negative transcriptional regulator: MHPNPAFRSDDHDLFAALIRESGFGMVFLTTPEGPRVAHVPLLLTDAGTLRFHLARGNALTRHLDGAKALAVVNGPEGYISARWYADPDQVPTWNYLALEMEGTVRRMDWDGLLALLEDVSAHHEARVAQGAAWTMDKMDTAKRDRMMDMIVGFELTIEAWRPTVKLSQNKPAAERDRLVAGLKDEGHLALAAAMERLAKGAA, translated from the coding sequence ATGCACCCCAATCCCGCCTTCCGTTCGGACGACCACGATCTTTTCGCTGCCCTGATCCGGGAAAGCGGCTTTGGCATGGTGTTCCTGACCACGCCCGAAGGGCCGCGCGTCGCCCATGTGCCGCTGCTGCTCACCGACGCGGGAACGCTGCGCTTCCATCTGGCCCGCGGCAACGCCCTGACGCGCCATCTGGACGGCGCCAAGGCGCTGGCGGTGGTCAACGGGCCGGAAGGCTACATCTCGGCCCGCTGGTATGCCGACCCGGATCAGGTGCCGACCTGGAACTACCTTGCCCTCGAAATGGAAGGCACGGTGCGCCGCATGGATTGGGACGGGCTGCTGGCGCTGCTCGAAGACGTCTCGGCGCACCATGAAGCGCGGGTGGCGCAGGGCGCGGCATGGACGATGGACAAGATGGACACCGCCAAGCGCGACCGGATGATGGACATGATCGTGGGCTTCGAACTCACGATCGAGGCGTGGCGGCCGACCGTCAAGCTTTCGCAGAACAAGCCTGCGGCGGAGCGGGACCGCCTTGTCGCCGGGCTCAAGGATGAAGGACACCTTGCGCTCGCGGCCGCGATGGAGCGGCTGGCGAAGGGGGCCGCATGA
- a CDS encoding RluA family pseudouridine synthase — MTETPTDNVRQFTVSADDNDIRLDRWFKRNLPQIGFATVSRWARTGQIRVDGKRVKPEDRLAAGQVLRVPPGGDDQPRAPAKPRARPLTDEQIAEARDMVIRETPAAIVLNKPPGLATQGGSKTTKHVDGLLDAFVENERQPRPRLVHRLDKDTSGVLLIARTPGSAASFSKRFASRSARKVYWALVVGKPQLSEGVIDAPLAKQPGTGGEKMHIDEENGAAAKTRYRVVDSAGQRASWVELEPLTGRTHQLRVHMAAIGHPIVGDGKYGGPDAFLTGAVSRKMHLHARRLIITEPKAGEGTGGKLDVTAELPPHFAASMEVLGFDPSLSDASPLREETPEKTPEEKKQAARRHFKQARKEERAPRRARGAANKASKPKAGGKPKAKSKPKAGGKPSGKRPTR; from the coding sequence ATGACCGAGACCCCCACCGATAACGTGCGCCAGTTCACCGTCAGCGCGGATGATAACGACATCCGGCTCGACCGCTGGTTCAAGCGCAATCTGCCGCAGATCGGCTTTGCCACCGTCTCGCGCTGGGCGCGCACCGGGCAGATCCGGGTCGATGGCAAGCGGGTGAAGCCGGAAGATCGCCTCGCTGCCGGGCAAGTGCTGCGCGTGCCGCCGGGCGGGGACGATCAACCCCGCGCACCCGCCAAGCCGCGCGCGCGCCCGCTCACCGACGAACAGATCGCCGAGGCCCGCGACATGGTGATCCGCGAGACGCCCGCGGCCATCGTCCTCAACAAGCCCCCCGGCCTTGCCACGCAAGGCGGGAGCAAGACCACCAAGCACGTCGACGGGTTGCTCGATGCCTTCGTCGAGAACGAGCGCCAGCCCCGCCCGCGGCTTGTCCACCGGCTCGACAAGGACACCTCGGGCGTGTTGCTGATCGCCCGCACACCGGGCAGCGCGGCGAGTTTCTCCAAGCGCTTTGCGAGCCGCTCTGCGCGCAAGGTCTATTGGGCGCTGGTGGTGGGCAAGCCGCAATTGTCCGAAGGGGTGATCGATGCGCCGCTCGCCAAGCAGCCGGGCACGGGCGGCGAAAAGATGCATATCGACGAGGAAAACGGCGCGGCGGCCAAGACCCGCTACCGCGTGGTCGACAGCGCCGGACAGCGCGCCTCGTGGGTGGAACTGGAGCCGCTGACGGGGCGCACCCACCAGCTGCGCGTCCACATGGCGGCGATCGGCCACCCGATCGTGGGCGACGGCAAGTATGGCGGGCCGGATGCGTTCCTGACCGGCGCGGTCAGCCGCAAGATGCACCTCCACGCCCGCCGGTTGATCATCACCGAGCCCAAGGCGGGTGAGGGAACGGGCGGCAAGCTGGACGTGACCGCCGAACTCCCCCCGCACTTCGCCGCGAGCATGGAAGTGCTGGGCTTCGATCCGTCGCTGTCGGACGCATCGCCCTTGCGCGAGGAAACGCCCGAGAAGACCCCCGAAGAGAAGAAGCAGGCCGCCCGCCGCCATTTCAAGCAGGCGCGCAAGGAAGAACGCGCACCCCGCCGCGCGCGCGGGGCCGCGAACAAGGCGTCCAAGCCCAAGGCGGGGGGCAAGCCTAAGGCCAAGAGCAAGCCCAAGGCAGGGGGCAAGCCCTCCGGCAAAAGACCGACCCGCTGA
- the gatC gene encoding Asp-tRNA(Asn)/Glu-tRNA(Gln) amidotransferase subunit GatC, translating into MSVDKATVAKIASLARIRMDDAALEQMVPELNGILQWVEQLGEVDVTGIEPMAAVIPNTLRLREDVVDADPLTGGGKRDDVLANAPAAEHGFFGVPKVIE; encoded by the coding sequence ATGTCGGTGGACAAGGCAACCGTCGCCAAAATCGCTTCGCTGGCGCGCATCCGCATGGATGATGCGGCGCTCGAACAGATGGTGCCCGAACTGAACGGCATCCTCCAATGGGTCGAGCAGCTGGGCGAGGTCGATGTGACGGGGATCGAGCCGATGGCGGCGGTGATCCCCAACACCCTGCGCCTGCGCGAGGACGTGGTCGATGCCGACCCGCTGACGGGCGGCGGCAAGCGCGACGACGTGCTCGCCAATGCGCCCGCGGCTGAACACGGCTTCTTCGGCGTGCCCAAGGTGATCGAATAG
- a CDS encoding MlaD family protein, with protein sequence METRANHLWVGAVTLVLLAMLAAFIVWIARLGEGAKDEYDIFYNQSVSGLANGSQVSFAGVPVGQVTEIALAKGNPEFVRVRIKVKDDVPILVGTQATIQASFTGVSTILLDGARKDNPPITCETTACPEGRPVIPPGRGGFGEIVANAPLLLERLATLTEQLNTILGPENQEELAGILKNTNRLTGGLADATPELTANLKEFRTTMTEFNEALDAYEKLAATTDGLLKKEGEPLAKELRETMKSANAALASLSATLEDTRPAARQLRTTTLPAAEATLEDLRATSRALRSITEKLESEGAGALVGGKSLPDYKPKGQ encoded by the coding sequence ATGGAAACCAGAGCCAATCATCTGTGGGTCGGTGCGGTAACGCTGGTGCTGCTGGCGATGCTGGCGGCCTTCATCGTCTGGATCGCGCGCCTTGGTGAAGGCGCGAAGGACGAATACGACATCTTCTACAACCAGTCGGTCTCAGGGCTCGCCAATGGCAGCCAGGTCAGCTTTGCCGGGGTGCCGGTGGGGCAGGTGACCGAGATCGCGCTGGCCAAGGGCAACCCCGAATTCGTGCGCGTGCGGATCAAGGTGAAGGATGATGTGCCGATCCTCGTCGGCACGCAGGCGACCATTCAGGCGAGCTTTACCGGTGTGTCGACCATCCTGCTCGATGGCGCGCGCAAGGATAATCCGCCGATCACCTGCGAGACCACCGCCTGCCCCGAAGGCCGCCCGGTGATCCCGCCGGGACGCGGCGGCTTTGGCGAGATCGTCGCCAACGCGCCGCTGCTGCTGGAACGCCTTGCGACCCTGACCGAGCAATTGAACACCATCCTCGGCCCGGAAAATCAGGAGGAGCTGGCAGGCATCCTCAAGAACACCAACCGCCTGACCGGCGGGCTGGCCGATGCGACGCCCGAACTGACCGCCAATCTCAAGGAATTCCGCACCACCATGACGGAATTCAACGAGGCGCTCGACGCCTATGAAAAGCTGGCAGCGACCACGGACGGCCTGCTCAAGAAGGAAGGCGAGCCGCTGGCCAAGGAGCTGCGCGAGACGATGAAGAGCGCCAATGCCGCGCTCGCCTCGCTTTCGGCGACGCTGGAGGACACGCGGCCTGCCGCACGCCAGCTGCGCACCACCACGCTGCCTGCCGCCGAAGCGACATTGGAAGACCTGCGCGCCACCAGCCGGGCGCTGCGTTCGATCACCGAAAAGCTCGAAAGCGAAGGCGCCGGTGCGCTGGTGGGCGGCAAGTCGCTGCCCGACTACAAGCCCAAAGGACAATGA
- a CDS encoding ABC transporter ATP-binding protein, with the protein MRVFDHPDDDTPPIVIEGLVNRFGDIAVHDGLDLTVRRGEILGVVGGSGTGKSVLMRSIIGLQRPEAGRIDVLGRCITESDLEQGIGVRRRWGVLFQGGALFSTLTVGENVEVPLKKYYPDLSPQLRAEIARYKVILTGLPEEAVAKYPSELSGGMKKRAGLARALALDPELLFLDEPTAGLDPIGAAKFDRLTRDLKETLGLTVFLITHDLDTLYEICDRVAVIADKRIIAVGTIPELIATGHPWIEEYFNGPRGRAAHASHLRDVP; encoded by the coding sequence ATGCGCGTCTTTGACCATCCCGACGACGATACGCCGCCCATCGTGATCGAGGGGCTGGTCAACCGCTTCGGCGATATTGCCGTGCACGACGGGCTCGACCTCACCGTGCGCCGGGGCGAGATCCTCGGCGTGGTCGGCGGGTCGGGGACGGGCAAATCGGTGCTGATGCGCTCGATCATCGGGCTCCAGCGGCCCGAGGCCGGGCGGATCGACGTGCTGGGGCGCTGCATCACCGAAAGCGACCTCGAACAGGGCATCGGCGTCAGGCGGCGCTGGGGCGTGCTGTTTCAGGGCGGGGCGCTGTTTTCGACCCTGACGGTGGGCGAGAATGTCGAGGTGCCGCTCAAGAAATATTACCCCGACCTCTCCCCCCAGCTGCGCGCCGAGATCGCGCGCTACAAGGTGATCCTCACCGGCCTGCCGGAAGAGGCGGTGGCGAAATATCCATCCGAATTGTCGGGCGGGATGAAGAAGCGCGCCGGGCTGGCACGCGCGCTGGCGCTCGATCCGGAGCTGCTGTTCCTTGACGAGCCGACCGCGGGCCTCGACCCGATCGGCGCGGCCAAGTTCGACCGGCTGACCCGCGACCTGAAGGAGACGCTGGGCCTCACAGTGTTCCTCATCACCCACGATCTCGATACGCTTTACGAAATCTGCGACCGGGTGGCGGTGATCGCCGACAAGCGCATCATTGCCGTCGGCACCATCCCCGAACTGATCGCCACCGGGCACCCGTGGATCGAGGAATATTTCAACGGCCCGCGCGGCCGCGCCGCCCATGCCTCGCACCTCAGGGATGTGCCATGA
- a CDS encoding MlaE family ABC transporter permease: protein MQQAAQYSLEPAGEGAARLVLSGQLTLASIAAIEPQLKAIAEPLGSVDIAAVDEIDTVGAWVVCRLAHQHDSEITGASPAAERLLEAVRGIDADGPMHPDRPPVWERVPLAVGEKVFGARGGIYRVVGFFGQILIGCGSLLRHPSRFPIKALVHQMELVGVTALPIIGLMSFLIGIVIAQQGSVQLEQFGAEALTVNLVGRITLRELGVLMTAIMVAGRSGSAFAAQLGTMKLTEEIDAMRTIGISPIEVLVIPRILAATFMMVLLGFYSSLMAIIGGAVVGDLTLNIPFWTFLSRIQEVVPEHDLWVGLIKAPVFGLIVALAGCFNGLQVRGNSEEVGRRTTMAVVSAIFAVIVLDAFFAVFFTEIGWG from the coding sequence ATGCAGCAAGCCGCGCAATATTCGCTGGAGCCAGCAGGGGAAGGGGCCGCGCGGCTGGTGCTGTCAGGACAGCTGACCCTGGCCAGCATCGCCGCCATCGAACCGCAGTTGAAGGCGATCGCCGAGCCGCTCGGCAGCGTCGACATCGCCGCCGTGGATGAAATCGACACGGTCGGCGCCTGGGTCGTGTGCCGCCTGGCGCATCAGCATGACAGCGAGATCACCGGCGCAAGCCCAGCGGCCGAGCGGCTGCTCGAAGCCGTGCGCGGGATCGATGCCGATGGCCCCATGCACCCGGATCGCCCGCCGGTGTGGGAGCGCGTGCCGCTTGCGGTGGGCGAAAAGGTGTTCGGCGCGCGCGGCGGGATCTACCGCGTGGTCGGCTTCTTCGGGCAGATCCTGATCGGCTGCGGCAGCCTGCTGCGCCATCCCTCGCGTTTTCCGATCAAAGCGCTGGTGCACCAGATGGAGCTGGTCGGCGTCACCGCGCTGCCGATCATCGGCTTGATGAGCTTCCTGATCGGCATCGTCATTGCCCAGCAGGGCTCGGTGCAGCTCGAGCAGTTCGGGGCCGAGGCGCTGACGGTGAACCTCGTCGGGCGCATCACCTTGCGCGAACTCGGCGTGCTGATGACCGCGATCATGGTCGCCGGTCGATCGGGCAGCGCCTTTGCCGCGCAGCTCGGCACGATGAAGCTGACCGAAGAGATCGACGCGATGCGCACCATCGGCATCTCTCCCATCGAGGTGCTGGTGATCCCGCGCATCCTGGCGGCGACCTTCATGATGGTGCTGCTGGGCTTCTATTCCTCGCTGATGGCGATCATCGGCGGGGCGGTGGTGGGCGACCTCACGCTCAATATCCCGTTCTGGACGTTCCTGTCGCGGATTCAGGAAGTGGTGCCCGAACATGACCTGTGGGTGGGGCTGATCAAGGCGCCGGTGTTCGGGCTGATCGTGGCGCTGGCGGGCTGCTTCAACGGCCTGCAGGTGCGCGGCAATTCCGAAGAGGTCGGGCGGCGCACCACCATGGCGGTGGTCTCGGCGATCTTTGCAGTGATCGTGCTCGACGCCTTCTTCGCGGTGTTCTTCACCGAAATCGGGTGGGGCTGA
- a CDS encoding ABC-type transport auxiliary lipoprotein family protein — translation MTKRPLIIAPLLLAPMLALSGCISLGGEPPASLLTLSPTASAPAGPGPGSADQPVIAVLSFDTPAKLDVLRVPVAVSDTELAYLAEAFWVEKPARLFRRLVGETIRARGGAMVVDGDSTATLASVTVRGTLIEMGYEAQTSEAVVRFDAVRIDKDGKVATRRFEAREGGVTADTRAVGAALNTAANKVAGEVADWVAGG, via the coding sequence ATGACCAAACGGCCCCTCATCATCGCCCCGCTGCTGCTGGCCCCCATGCTGGCGCTATCGGGCTGCATCAGCCTCGGCGGAGAGCCGCCCGCGAGCCTTTTGACCTTGAGCCCCACCGCCAGCGCACCCGCCGGCCCCGGCCCCGGCAGCGCCGATCAGCCCGTGATCGCGGTGCTCAGCTTCGACACCCCGGCCAAGCTCGATGTGCTGCGCGTGCCGGTCGCGGTGAGCGATACCGAACTCGCCTATCTGGCCGAGGCCTTCTGGGTCGAAAAGCCCGCCCGCCTGTTCCGCCGTCTGGTGGGCGAGACGATCCGGGCGCGCGGAGGCGCGATGGTGGTCGATGGCGACAGCACCGCAACCCTTGCAAGCGTGACGGTGCGCGGCACGCTGATCGAGATGGGCTATGAAGCGCAGACCTCCGAAGCGGTGGTGCGGTTCGATGCGGTTCGGATCGATAAGGACGGCAAGGTCGCCACGCGCCGCTTTGAAGCGCGCGAGGGCGGTGTAACGGCTGATACCCGCGCGGTCGGCGCGGCGCTCAACACGGCGGCGAACAAGGTCGCAGGCGAAGTGGCGGATTGGGTGGCGGGGGGTTAG
- the crcB gene encoding fluoride efflux transporter CrcB encodes MDGVISPIKASLLVAAGGAVGSVLRYHAGRIVSDLAGAGNAFPWGTLAVNVAGSLLMGALVGWYARGAPSEAAAETARLLLGVGLLGGFTTFSAFSAELVTLLHRGQAGLAAGYAAASLIAGAAAVIIGLVAVQGGPR; translated from the coding sequence ATGGACGGTGTGATCTCCCCTATCAAGGCAAGTCTGCTGGTCGCTGCGGGCGGCGCTGTGGGCTCGGTGCTGCGCTATCATGCGGGGCGGATCGTGAGCGATCTGGCGGGTGCGGGCAATGCCTTTCCGTGGGGCACGCTGGCGGTGAATGTCGCGGGCAGCCTGCTGATGGGCGCGCTGGTCGGGTGGTATGCGCGCGGCGCGCCGAGCGAAGCGGCGGCAGAGACCGCGCGGCTGCTGCTGGGCGTGGGCCTCTTGGGCGGCTTCACCACCTTCAGCGCCTTTTCCGCCGAGCTGGTCACCCTGCTCCACCGCGGGCAGGCGGGGCTGGCGGCGGGCTATGCCGCAGCCTCGCTGATCGCGGGCGCGGCGGCGGTGATCATCGGCCTTGTCGCCGTGCAGGGAGGCCCGCGATGA
- a CDS encoding HAD-IA family hydrolase — protein MTRPPVRLAVFDCDGTLVDGQADVCWAMARAFARAGLEAPETSAVRRIVGLSLPAAVRALAPQLSEDQNRSVTEFYRSSFRARREEGLLDEPLYDGIAELLRALHADGWQLAVATGKSDRGLAACLATHGIADLFVSLQTADRHPSKPHPAMLEAAMFEAGAGRDQTVMIGDTSFDMLMARSIGVAAIGVGWGYHAAGELTASGAERVVETAAALGDALAELLP, from the coding sequence ATGACCCGCCCCCCCGTGCGCCTTGCCGTGTTCGATTGCGACGGCACCCTCGTGGACGGGCAGGCCGATGTCTGCTGGGCGATGGCGCGCGCCTTTGCCCGCGCGGGGCTGGAAGCGCCCGAAACCAGCGCCGTGCGCCGGATCGTCGGCCTCAGCCTGCCCGCCGCCGTGCGCGCGCTCGCTCCACAGCTGAGCGAGGACCAGAACCGCTCTGTCACCGAATTCTACCGCTCGAGCTTCCGGGCGCGGCGCGAGGAAGGCCTGCTCGACGAGCCGCTCTATGATGGCATCGCCGAATTGCTGCGGGCCCTCCACGCAGATGGCTGGCAACTGGCCGTCGCCACCGGCAAGTCCGACCGTGGCCTCGCCGCCTGCCTTGCCACGCATGGCATCGCCGACCTGTTCGTCTCGCTCCAGACCGCCGACCGCCACCCTTCCAAGCCCCATCCCGCGATGCTTGAAGCGGCGATGTTCGAAGCGGGCGCGGGCCGGGATCAAACCGTGATGATCGGCGACACCAGCTTCGATATGCTCATGGCGCGCTCCATCGGGGTCGCGGCCATTGGCGTGGGCTGGGGCTATCACGCGGCGGGCGAACTGACCGCCAGCGGCGCCGAGCGCGTGGTCGAGACCGCCGCAGCGCTGGGCGATGCACTTGCGGAGTTGCTGCCATGA
- the rpsU gene encoding 30S ribosomal protein S21 produces the protein MQIMVRDNNVDQALRALKKKLQREGVYREMKLRRHYEKPSEKRAREKAAAVRRARKMERKRMERDGSK, from the coding sequence ATGCAAATCATGGTTCGCGATAACAATGTCGATCAGGCCCTGCGCGCGCTCAAGAAGAAGCTGCAGCGCGAGGGCGTTTATCGCGAAATGAAGCTGCGTCGTCACTACGAAAAGCCCTCGGAAAAGCGCGCCCGCGAAAAGGCCGCCGCCGTGCGCCGCGCCCGCAAGATGGAGCGCAAGCGGATGGAGCGTGACGGGAGCAAATAA
- a CDS encoding FKBP-type peptidyl-prolyl cis-trans isomerase — MTEITRVPIQPVAKGSLTKLWIGVILAVLVGAGLAWAAVPKGLDIDVIQAGTGPNPKQGEVVFVKYKGILAADGTVFEDAQTSPFPVPGLFPDGTPFLLEEGAMIPGFLQALQQVQKGGKYKIFIPAELGYGATPPPTAGIPANADLEFEIEVVEITTRASVERKIQVLQQTMQQQMGAAGGAAPGGAAPGGAPDGAAAAGEAPAAAAPQGAPQVVPGQ; from the coding sequence ATGACCGAGATTACCCGCGTTCCCATCCAGCCCGTCGCCAAGGGCTCGCTGACCAAGCTGTGGATCGGGGTGATCCTCGCCGTGCTGGTCGGCGCGGGCCTTGCCTGGGCGGCGGTGCCCAAGGGTCTGGATATTGACGTCATTCAGGCGGGCACCGGCCCCAACCCGAAGCAGGGCGAGGTCGTCTTCGTGAAGTACAAGGGCATCCTTGCGGCCGATGGAACGGTGTTCGAGGACGCGCAGACCAGCCCCTTCCCGGTGCCGGGTCTGTTCCCCGACGGCACGCCCTTCCTGCTCGAAGAAGGCGCGATGATCCCCGGCTTCCTGCAGGCGCTGCAGCAGGTGCAGAAGGGCGGCAAGTACAAGATCTTCATCCCCGCCGAACTCGGCTACGGCGCAACCCCGCCGCCGACCGCGGGCATTCCGGCCAATGCCGATCTCGAATTCGAGATTGAAGTGGTTGAAATCACCACCCGCGCCTCGGTGGAGCGCAAGATCCAGGTGCTCCAGCAGACCATGCAGCAGCAGATGGGTGCAGCTGGCGGCGCGGCTCCGGGCGGCGCGGCTCCGGGCGGTGCGCCTGATGGCGCGGCAGCAGCGGGCGAGGCTCCGGCGGCTGCGGCCCCGCAGGGCGCGCCGCAGGTTGTTCCGGGCCAGTAA